A window of Zingiber officinale cultivar Zhangliang chromosome 5A, Zo_v1.1, whole genome shotgun sequence contains these coding sequences:
- the LOC121980225 gene encoding ABC transporter G family member 5-like, translated as MKSQGCDVEAKGITYHIPVSTASCNLFPRILWRREEEAGSCSVKGGNDNGGRSVLKNVSCRAKSSEILAIVGPSGAGKSTLLEILAGKITPTTPPTILINRRPVEKPDFRRMSGYVTQKDTLFPLLTVRETLLFSARLRLGCHGCCRPSELRSRVEALLQELGLRHVADAWVGDGARVRGISGGERRRVSIGVDVVHDPRILILDEPTSGLDSTSALQIVEMLKAMAEKRGRTIILSIHQPGFRILKLFGSLLLLADGGVVHHGTLNELHALLCSTGLDLPRHVNVLEFAMDSIDVLRRSNHHQREDQQEVAPATTRGRKEQGKKDRCTLQQLFQQNKVVDEESLARLEDDDHDDDDLILRDYANSGLCEIAILTHRFVKNVMRTKQLFACRTIQMLVAGLVLGSIFFHLKDENIRERVGLFAFILTFLLSCTTEALPIFLQEREILMKETSSGSYRVSSYVIANGLVFLPFLFILALLFSVPVYWLAGLRPTFPAFMYFLLLIWLILYTANSMVVCLSALAPNFIIGNSIISGVMGTFFLFSGYFISKQWMPSYWVFMHYISLFKYPFEGFLINEFSGAGKCLEYGFGVCLLRGDNVLRQQGLKEECRWKNVIMMVGFILVYRFFSFLILSCRCAWVQKGGLKRAFQ; from the coding sequence ATGAAGTCACAAGGTTGTGACGTTGAAGCCAAAGGCATCACCTACCACATCCCCGTCTCGACCGCATCGTGCAATCTCTTCCCAAGGATTTTatggagaagagaagaggaggctGGATCATGCAGCGTTAAAGGAGGCAACGACAACGGAGGCCGTAGCGTTCTCAAGAACGTGAGCTGCCGGGCGAAATCTTCGGAGATCCTCGCCATCGTTGGTCCCAGCGGCGCAGGGAAGTCCACATTGTTGGAGATTCTGGCTGGTAAGATCACGCCCACCACCCCGCCTACCATACTCATCAATCGCCGCCCGGTGGAGAAGCCTGACTTCCGGCGGATGTCCGGCTACGTCACGCAGAAGGACACTCTGTTCCCGCTGCTCACGGTGCGGGAGACGCTGCTGTTCAGCGCCCGCCTACGCCTCGGATGCCATGGGTGCTGCCGTCCGTCCGAGCTCAGGTCCCGGGTGGAAGCCCTGCTCCAGGAGCTCGGCCTGCGGCACGTGGCTGACGCCTGGGTCGGCGACGGCGCCCGCGTCCGGGGAATCTCCGGCGGAGAGCGCCGGAGAGTCTCCATCGGCGTCGACGTCGTCCACGACCCGAGAATACTCATCCTGGATGAGCCCACGTCGGGGCTCGACAGCACGTCGGCGCTGCAGATCGTTGAGATGCTGAAGGCCATGGCGGAGAAGCGCGGACGCACCATCATCCTGAGCATCCACCAGCCCGGCTTCCGCATCCTCAAGCTCTTCGGATCCCTACTCCTCCTCGCCGACGGAGGAGTCGTCCACCACGGCACGCTCAACGAGCTCCACGCCCTCCTCTGCTCCACCGGACTCGACCTCCCTCGCCACGTCAACGTCCTCGAATTCGCCATGGACTCCATCGACGTTCTCCGCCGCTCCAACCATCACCAACGAGAAGATCAACAAGAAGTGGCGCCGGCGACAACAAGGGGAAGAAAGGAACAAGGGAAGAAAGACCGGTGCACTCTGCAGCAGCTCTTCCAACAGAACAAGGTGGTGGACGAGGAGTCACTTGCTCGGCTCGAAGACGACGACCACGACGACGACGACCTCATCTTGCGCGACTATGCCAACTCTGGTCTCTGCGAGATCGCCATCCTGACTCACCGCTTCGTCAAGAACGTGATGCGGACTAAGCAACTATTCGCGTGTCGAACGATCCAAATGCTCGTCGCCGGCCTCGTCCTCGGCTCCATCTTCTTCCACCTCAAGGACGAGAATATCCGAGAACGAGTCGGCCTCTTCGCCTTCATCCTAACCTTCCTGCTCTCCTGCACCACCGAAGCCCTGCCCATCTTTCTCCAAGAAAGAGAGATCCTAATGAAGGAGACATCGAGCGGGAGCTACCGCGTGTCCTCCTACGTGATCGCCAACGGGCTCGTCTTCCTCCCCTTCCTCTTCATCCTGGCTCTGCTCTTCTCCGTGCCGGTGTACTGGCTCGCCGGTCTCCGCCCCACCTTCCCCGCCTTCATGTACTTTCTGCTCCTGATATGGCTGATCCTCTACACCGCCAACTCGATGGTGGTGTGCTTGAGCGCTCTGGCGCCCAATTTCATCATCGGCAACTCGATCATCTCCGGCGTGATGGgcaccttcttcctcttctccggtTACTTCATATCGAAGCAATGGATGCCGAGCTACTGGGTGTTCATGCACTACATTTCGCTCTTCAAGTATCCATTCGAGGGGTTCCTGATCAACGAGTTCTCCGGGGCGGGGAAATGCTTGGAGTACGGCTTCGGGGTGTGCCTTCTGAGAGGGGATAATGTGCTGCGGCAGCAAGGGCTGAAGGAGGAGTGCAGGTGGAAGAATGTGATCATGATGGTGGGCTTCATCTTGGTCTACAGGTTCTTCTCCTTCCTCATCCTCAGCTGCAGGTGTGCGTGGGTACAGAAAGGTGGGCTCAAAAGAGCCTTTCAGTGA